In a single window of the Paramisgurnus dabryanus chromosome 23, PD_genome_1.1, whole genome shotgun sequence genome:
- the LOC135788207 gene encoding histone H2A-like has translation MSGRGKTGGKTRAKAKTRSSRAGLQFPVGRVHRLLRKGNYGERVGAGAPVYLAAVLEYLTAEILELAGNAARDNKKTRIIPRHLQLAVRNDEELNKLLGRVTIAQGGVLPNIQAVLLPKKTEKPAKAK, from the coding sequence ATGAGCGGCAGAGGCAAAACCGGTGGTAAGACCAGAGCAAAGGCTAAGACTCGATCATCCAGAGCCGGACTTCAGTTTCCTGTAGGCCGCGTTCACAGACTTCTTCGCAAGGGTAACTATGGAGAGCGCGTCGGTGCCGGAGCTCCAGTTTATCTCGCCGCTGTGCTCGAGTATCTTACTGCTGAGATCCTGGAGTTGGCTGGAAACGCCGCTCGTGACAACAAGAAGACTCGCATCATTCCCCGCCATTTACAGCTGGCGGTGCGTAACGACGAGGAGTTGAACAAACTCTTGGGTCGCGTGACCATCGCTCAGGGCGGTGTGTTGCCCAACATTCAGGCTGTGTTGCTGCCAAAGAAGACCGAGAAGCCCGCCAAGGCAAAGTAA
- the LOC135787945 gene encoding histone H4 — protein MSGRGKGGKGLGKGGAKRHRKVLRDNIQGITKPAIRRLARRGGVKRISGLIYEETRGVLKVFLENVIRDAVTYTEHAKRKTVTAMDVVYALKRQGRTLYGFGG, from the coding sequence ATGTCTGGAAGAGGCAAAGGCGGTAAAGGACTCGGTAAAGGAGGCGCTAAGCGTCATCGCAAGGTTCTGCGTGATAACATCCAGGGAATTACCAAACCCGCCATCCGTCGTCTCGCTCGTCGTGGTGGAGTCAAGCGTATCTCCGGTCTGATCTATGAGGAGACTCGCGGTGTGTTGAAGGTGTTTTTGGAGAACGTTATTCGTGACGCCGTCACCTACACTGAACACGCCAAGAGAAAGACCGTCACCGCCATGGATGTCGTCTATGCTCTGAAGCGTCAGGGTCGCACTCTGTACGGTTTCGGCGGTTAA
- the LOC135788209 gene encoding histone H2B-like: protein MPEPAKPAPKKGSKKAVTKTAVKGGKKRKRSRKESYAIYVYKVLKQVHPDTGISSKAMGIMNSFVNDIFERIAGESSRLAHYNKRSTITSREIQTAVRLLLPGELAKHAVSEGTKAVTKYTSSK, encoded by the coding sequence ATGCCTGAGCCAGCAAAGCCCGCTCCTAAGAAGGGATCCAAGAAGGCCGTTACTAAAACCGCTGTAAAGGGCGGTAAGAAGCGCAAGAGGTCCAGGAAGGAGAGCTATGCTATCTACGTCTACAAGGTCCTGAAGCAGGTTCATCCTGACACCGGGATTTCCTCTAAGGCCATGGGCATCATGAACTCTTTCGTCAATGATATTTTTGAGCGTATCGCCGGTGAGTCCTCTCGTCTCGCTCACTACAACAAGCGCTCCACCATCACATCGAGAGAGATCCAGACCGCCGTGCGTCTGCTGCTGCCCGGTGAACTCGCTAAACACGCCGTGTCTGAGGGAACAAAGGCCGTCACCAAGTACACCAGCTCCAAATAA
- the LOC135788133 gene encoding histone H3 yields the protein MARTKQTARKSTGGKAPRKQLATKAARKSAPATGGVKKPHRYRPGTVALREIRRYQKSTELLIRKLPFQRLVREIAQDFKTDLRFQSSAVMALQESSEAYLVGLFEDTNLCAIHAKRVTIMPKDIQLARRIRGERA from the coding sequence ATGGCAAGAACAAAGCAGACCGCTCGTAAATCCACCGGAGGCAAAGCACCCAGGAAGCAGCTCGCTACTAAAGCTGCCCGCAAGAGCGCCCCAGCTACCGGCGGTGTGAAGAAGCCTCATCGTTACAGGCCCGGTACCGTAGCGCTGCGAGAAATCCGCCGCTATCAGAAGTCTACTGAGCTGCTGATCCGTAAGCTGCCTTTCCAGCGTCTGGTGAGAGAAATCGCCCAGGACTTCAAGACTGATCTGCGCTTCCAGAGCTCCGCCGTCATGGCCCTGCAGGAGTCCAGCGAAGCTTATTTGGTCGGTCTGTTTGAGGACACCAACCTGTGCGCTATCCACGCCAAGAGGGTCACAATCATGCCCAAAGACATCCAGCTGGCCCGCCGCATTCGTGGTGAACGCGCTTAA